GCTGCTGCGCATGTATATGCGCTGGTGCGAACGCCGCGGCTTTACGGTGACTTATCTGGAAAGTACGGACGGCGACGATGCCGGCATCCGTTCCGTGACCGTGAAGGTGGACGGGGAGTATGCCTACGGTTATTTGAAGAACGAACGCGGCATTCACCGCCTGGTGCGCATTTCCCCCTTTGATTCCGCCGGAAAGAGGCACACTTCCTTTGCGTCCCTGGACGCCACGCCGGAGGTTTCCGATTCCATCAACATCGAGATTCTGGACAAGGATTTGAAGGTGGATACCTACCGTTCCGGCGGCAAGGGCGGCCAGAACGTGAACAAGGTGGAAACCGCCGTGCGCATCACGCACATTCCTTCCGGAGTGATCGTGGCCTGCCAGAACGAACGCAGCCAGCTGCGCAACAAGGAAGAGGCCATGAACATGTTGCGCGCCAAGCTGTACCAGATTGAGGAAGACAAGAAGCAGGCTGAGGCGGACCGCCAGTACAGCGAGAAAGGAGACATCGGCTGGGGCAACCAGATCCGGTCCTATGTGTTCCAGCCTTATCAAATGGTGAAGGACCTGCGCACGGGCGTGGAGTCCGGCAACATTCAGGACGTGATGGACGGCAACCTGGACCCCTTTATTGAGGCCATGCTGCGCGGCCACAAGCGCGACCGCTGACGTTTTCCCTTTATGTCTGCCGCTCTGACCATAGACGTTCTTTCCCTGTTTCCGGAGATGGTGGAAGCCCCCCTGGCGGGGAGCATCCTCGGCAAGGCCCGTGAAAAGGGCCTTGTGGAGGTGCGCTGCCACAATATCAGGGATTGGACGAAGGACAGGCACCGCAAGACGGACGATTATCTTTGCGGAGGCGGACAGGGGATGCTGCTGAAGCCGGAACCTATTTTCGCCGCCGTGGAGGAACTCAGGCGCCCGGAAACGCGGGTGGTGCTGATGACTCCGCAGGGGAGGACGTTCAACCAGGACCTGGCCGGGGAGCTGGCCGCTTCCGGCGGCCATCTCATCATTCTTTGCGGCCATTACGAGGGGGTGGATCACCGCGTGGTGGAGGAACTGGTGGACGTGGAATTGTCCATCGGGGACTACATCCTGACCAACGGAGCCATAGCCGCCGTCGTGGTCATTGACGCCGTGGCGCGGCTGATTCCCGGGGTCCTGGGGGATGAACGTTCTTCCGTGGAGGAGTCTTTTTCCAACGGTTTGCTGGAGGCTCCCGCCTACACCAAGCCGAATGAGTTCCGCGGCCTGTCCGTTCCGGAAATCCTGCTGAGCGGCAACCATCCCGCCATTGAGAGATGGAAGCATGAACGGTCCCTGGAACGTACGCGCCTGAACCGTCCGGATTTATGGCGGGCATGGGTGGAGGCGCATCCGGAGGACGGCGCCAGGTGAGATATTTGGCCGTCGCGTCAAATTTCTCTTGCCAAGAGGGGGGGCTTCCGTTATAAGACCTCGCCTGCCACCGTGAGGGTGGTGTAAAGCACCTTTCTGAACCTTTTACGAAATCACAAGATCATGTCCAAGCATTCCAGCCTCAAAGCAACCGGTACCGTAGGCGGCAAGCGTTCCGTCCTGAAGCGTTTCGAACGCGTCAAGCTCCTCAAGGAACGCGGTGAATGGAAGAAGGGCCAAAGCCCCCTCGGCCTGCCGAAGACCAAGCATGAAGCTTAAGCCTGACAGTGTTTCCGCCGGGATTTTCCCTCTGCGGGGCTGTTATGGCGCATCATTTTCCTAATACAGGAAGCCTCTCGGATGTCTATAAACCGGGAGGCTTTTTTCTTCTGGCGGAACTTTTTCCCTTGGAAAACGTGTTCTGCCGGCAAAACAAACAAATAAAAAACATCCGCTGAGATAGCGGACATTACATCGATATGAGTGAAGAACAACATGGCTCCGAAGAAAACGGAGGTATCCGCATTAATAAATTCCTGGCATCCTGCGGCATTGATTCCCGCCGGGTGGCTGACAGATTGATTGAGGAAGGACGTGTGGAGGTGAACGGGAAAGTTATTGATACTCCCGGAATGAAAGTAACCGATAAGGATTTCGTGAAGGTGGACGGCCGCCACATGACTCCCATGGAGGAAGTCGTAGTGCTGCTGAACAAGCCCCGCGGCTATGTGTGCAGCCGTGAGGCCCAGGGCGCGATCGGCACTGTTTACGACTTGCTGCCGCCCCGTTTGCGCCATTTGAATTACGTGGGCCGCCTGGATGCCGATTCCGAGGGCCTGCTGATCATGACCAACAAGGGAGAGCTGACTCAGACCCTTTCCCATCCCACCGGAGGCATTGAGAAGGAGTACTGGGTGACGGTGGATCAGAATTTTGACAATTCCGTGCTGATGCAGTTTCTGCGCGGAGTCCGCATTCCGGAAGGCAACGCTAAGGCCAAATATGTCTGCCGCGCTTCCGCGCGCCGCGCCTGCATCGTGCTGGAGCAGGGCTTGAAACGGCAGGTCCGCCAGATGTTCCAGTGCCTGGGCCTGCGCGTGCGTAAGCTGGTGCGCGTGCGCATCGGTTCCTTGTGGGGCGGTGATTTGGACCCAGGAAGCTGGAGGTTCATGGATGATGCCGATGTGGCTCTTCTTCTGAAGAATCCGCCCCGCCAGCGCAAGTACCTGGGTGCGGCCCAGCTTGTTACCGGGACTTCCGCTAAAACGGAACAATCCGGCAGCGCTTCTGACTCCGATGAGGGTTATGTATTTAATCCGGACGATTTTGAAGCGGGAGAATCTTATGAGCCTTCTCCCGAGATGAAGACCCGTTTTGCAGATACGGACGAACAGGATGAGGTCGCGGAAGGTGATGTGATGCGG
This genomic stretch from Akkermansia biwaensis harbors:
- the prfB gene encoding peptide chain release factor 2 (programmed frameshift), with the translated sequence MDPHIAADLSALDTAALHSRLSELGSYLDLDGIQKRVAELDERMSAPDFWDDQNAARALMAEVNPLKHRMEAFSSLKSRLEDIDATIELAQEADDDDLGREAVEEFGKWEKSLADFELLTLLNAPQDQASCYLTIHAGAGGTEACDWASMLLRMYMRWCERRGFTVTYLESTDGDDAGIRSVTVKVDGEYAYGYLKNERGIHRLVRISPFDSAGKRHTSFASLDATPEVSDSINIEILDKDLKVDTYRSGGKGGQNVNKVETAVRITHIPSGVIVACQNERSQLRNKEEAMNMLRAKLYQIEEDKKQAEADRQYSEKGDIGWGNQIRSYVFQPYQMVKDLRTGVESGNIQDVMDGNLDPFIEAMLRGHKRDR
- the trmD gene encoding tRNA (guanosine(37)-N1)-methyltransferase TrmD, with product MSAALTIDVLSLFPEMVEAPLAGSILGKAREKGLVEVRCHNIRDWTKDRHRKTDDYLCGGGQGMLLKPEPIFAAVEELRRPETRVVLMTPQGRTFNQDLAGELAASGGHLIILCGHYEGVDHRVVEELVDVELSIGDYILTNGAIAAVVVIDAVARLIPGVLGDERSSVEESFSNGLLEAPAYTKPNEFRGLSVPEILLSGNHPAIERWKHERSLERTRLNRPDLWRAWVEAHPEDGAR
- a CDS encoding small basic protein, which produces MSKHSSLKATGTVGGKRSVLKRFERVKLLKERGEWKKGQSPLGLPKTKHEA